A stretch of Saccharomyces eubayanus strain FM1318 chromosome I, whole genome shotgun sequence DNA encodes these proteins:
- the PEX22 gene encoding ubiquitin-protein transferase activating protein PEX22: MTPGSSRRLSKSKTVGVVGATVAILATSYYLYQKLTSVNDTNDALPRESDSSAKDKTTRKSKCIIMSKSVQGLSIDWSEYVADEVVLLVPTSHTNESFNRVIKDAFYNSGNEHKVIYCDSMDGLWSCVRRLRKFQCILNSKDFAGDGGATIVPEDVQRFVRFVIDSDEEDVLVDTICS, translated from the coding sequence ATGACACCAGGATCGAGTAGAAGGCTGagcaaatcaaaaacagtGGGTGTAGTGGGTGCAACGGTAGCAATTCTAGCCACATCCTATTACCTATACCAAAAATTAACAAGCGTAAACGACACTAACGATGCCCTGCCTCGAGAAAGTGACTCTTCGGCCAAAGACAAAACAACAAGGAAAAGCAAATGTATTATAATGAGTAAGTCTGTCCAAGGGCTGTCTATCGACTGGAGCGAATACGTTGCTGACGAAGTGGTTCTTTTGGTCCCTACGAGTCATACTAACGAATCATTCAACCGGGTCATCAAGGATGCGTTCTATAACTCTGGGAATGAACACAAGGTTATATACTGCGATAGTATGGACGGACTATGGTCTTGTGTAAGAAGGTTGCGCAAGTTCCAATGCATACTGAACTCTAAGGACTTTGCGGGTGATGGTGGCGCTACGATCGTTCCTGAAGATGTGCAGAGATTTGTCAGGTTCGTCATTGACAGTGATGAGGAAGATGTGCTAGTTGATACGATATGTAGTTGA
- the ACS1 gene encoding acetate--CoA ligase 1, giving the protein MSPSAVQSSKAQEQSSKIDDLKAQMSKSAATPEQKKNHEYEHLTSVKIVPQRPVSDRLQPEIADHYSPHLNGLQDYQRLYKQSIEDPGKFFGSKATQFLNWSKPFDRVFIPDPETGRPSFQNNAWFLNGQLNACYNCVDRHAFKTPNKRAIIFEADEPGQGYSITYKQLLEEVCQVAQVLYYSMGVRKGDTVAVYMPMVPEAIITLLAISRIGAIHSVVFAGFSSNSLRDRINDGDSKVVITTDESNRGGKIIETKRIVDDALREAPGVRHVLVYKKTNNPSVAFQAPRDLDWATEKKKYKTYYPCTPVDSEDPLFLLYTSGSTGAPKGVQHSTAGYLLGALLTMRYTFDTHQEDIFFTAGDIGWITGHTYVVYGPLLYGCATLVFEGTPAYPDYSRYWDVIDKHKVTQFYVAPTALRLLKRAGDSFIENHSLKSLRCLGSVGEPIAAEVWEWYSEKIGKNEIPIVDTYWQTESGSHLVTPLAGGVTPMKPGSASFPFFGIDAVVLDPTTGEEVKSSHAEGVLAVKSAWPSFARTIWKNHDRYLDTYLNPYPGYYFTGDGAAKDKDGYIWILGRVDDVVNVSGHRLSTAEIEAAIIEDPIVAECAVVGFNDDLTGQAVAAFVVLKNKSSWSTATESELQDIKKHLVFTVRKDIGPFAAPKLIILVDDLPKTRSGKIMRRILRKILAGESDQLGDVSTLANPGIVRHLIDSVKL; this is encoded by the coding sequence ATGTCTCCCTCTGCAGTACAATCTTCGAAAGCCCAAGAGCAGTCGAGCAAAATTGACGACTTGAAAGCACAAATGTCCAAGTCCGCCGCCACCCCagaacagaaaaagaaccaCGAGTACGAACATCTGACATCCGTCAAGATCGTGCCCCAGCGGCCCGTTTCTGATAGGTTGCAACCCGAGATCGCGGACCATTATTCTCCGCACTTGAATGGGCTGCAAGATTACCAGCGCCTGTACAAGCAGTCCATTGAAGATCCGGGCAAGTTCTTCGGCTCCAAAGCCACCCAGTTTTTGAACTGGTCCAAGCCCTTCGACAGGGTGTTCATCCCGGATCCAGAAACTGGCAGGCCCTCCTTCCAGAACAATGCCTGGTTTTTGAACGGCCAATTGAACGCATGCTATAACTGTGTTGACAGGCACGCGTTCAAGACGCCCAACAAGAGGGCCATCATCTTCGAGGCCGACGAGCCGGGCCAGGGCTACTCCATTACCTACAAGCAGCTGCTCGAGGAGGTGTGCCAAGTGGCGCAGGTTCTATACTACTCCATGGGCGTCCGCAAGGGCGACACCGTCGCAGTGTACATGCCCATGGTCCCCGAGGCTATCATCACCTTGCTGGCCATTTCCCGTATCGGCGCCATTCACTCCGTGGTCTTTGCTGGGTTTTCCTCCAATTCTTTGAGGGACCGCATCAACGATGGGGACTCCAAAGTCGTCATCACCACTGATGAGTCTAACAGAGGCGGCAAAATCATCGAAACCAAAAGGATTGTCGACGACGCGCTGAGGGAAGCCCCCGGTGTGAGACACGTCTTGGTTTATAAAAAGACCAATAACCCATCTGTTGCCTTCCAGGCCCCCAGAGATTTGGACTGGGCCACtgagaagaagaagtacaAGACCTACTATCCCTGCACTCCCGTCGATTCTGAGGACCCTCTATTCTTGCTATATACTTCTGGTTCCACGGGCGCCCCCAAGGGTGTTCAGCACTCCACCGCAGGCTACTTGCTAGGTGCTTTATTGACCATGCGTTACACTTTTGACACCCACCAAgaagatattttcttcactgCGGGGGACATTGGCTGGATCACAGGCCACACTTACGTGGTTTACGGTCCCTTGTTGTACGGCTGTGCCACTTTGGTCTTTGAAGGTACTCCGGCCTATCCTGACTATTCCCGTTACTGGGATGTTATTGATAAACATAAAGTCACCCAGTTTTACGTAGCACCTACTGCTTTGCGtttgttgaaaagagcCGGCGACTCGTTCATTGAAAACCATTCTTTGAAGTCTTTGCGCTGTTTAGGCTCTGTCGGAGAACCGATTGCCGCTGAAGTTTGGGAATGGTactctgaaaaaattggtaAGAATGAAATCCCCATTGTCGACACCTACTGGCAAACCGAATCTGGCTCGCATTTGGTCACCCCACTGGCTGGCGGTGTAACACCAATGAAACCTGGTTCTGCCTCGTTCCCCTTCTTCGGTATCGATGCGGTTGTCCTTGATCCAACCACAGGTGAAGAAGTCAAATCCTCCCACGCAGAAGGTGTCCTTGCCGTCAAATCTGCATGGCCATCGTTTGCAAGAACCATTTGGAAGAACCATGATAGATATTTAGACACTTATTTGAATCCTTATCCCGGTTATTACTTCACAGGCGATGGTGCCGCAAAGGACAAGGATGGTTATATCTGGATTTTGGGCCGTGTTGATGATGTGGTAAATGTATCCGGACATCGTCTATCAACCGCTGAGATAGAAGCCGCCATCATCGAGGACCCAATCGTGGCGGAATGTGCTGTGGTGGGATTCAATGATGACTTGACCGGTCAGGCGGTAGCCGCATTTGTGGTCTTAAAGAATAAATCTAGTTGGTCCACAGCAACAGAAAGTGAGCTAcaagatatcaaaaaacACTTGGTTTTCACTGTCAGAAAGGACATCGGTCCATTTGCCGCCCCCAAACTAATCATCTTGGTAGACGATTTACCCAAAACAAGATCTGGTAAGATTATGAGACGTATCTTGAGAAAAATTCTAGCAGGAGAAAGCGATCAATTAGGCGACGTTTCTACTTTAGCCAACCCTGGCATTGTTAGACATTTGATTGACTCAGTCAAACTgtaa
- the FLC2 gene encoding flavin adenine dinucleotide transporter FLC2 — protein MILLNTFVRCLLTCLMLCSGRAHSADSDTNDTTPASAKHLQTTSLLTCMDNSQLTASFFDVKFYPGNNTIIFDIDATTTLNGNVTVKAELLAYGLKILDRTFDLCSLNEVSLCPLSAGRIDIMSTYVIEASITKQFPGIAYTIPDLDAQVRVVAYSQNDTSFETPLACVQAILSNGKTVQTKYASWPIAAISGVGVLTSGFVSVIGYSSTATHIASNSISLFIYFQNLAITAMMGVSRVPPIAAAWTQNFQWSMGIINAGFMQKIFHWYVQATNGVSNVVVANKDVLSISVQKKRGISVASSSDYNFDSILDDSNLYTTSEKDPSDYSTKILVLRGIERVAYLANIELSNFFLTGIVFFLFFVFVVIVSLIFFKALLEVLTRAGILKETSNFFQYRKNWGSIIKGTLFRLSIIAFPQVSLLTIWEFTQVDSPAVVVDAVVILLVITGLLVYGTTRVLIKGRESLRLYKNPAYLLYSDTYFLNKFGFLYVQFKADRFWWLLPLLSYAFLRSLFVAVLQNQGKAQAMIIFIIELVYFVCLCWIRPYLDKRTNIFNIAIHLVNMINAFFFLFFSNLFKQPAVVSSVMAVILFVLNAVFALFLLLFTIVTCTLALLHRNPDVRYQPMKDDRVSFIPKIQNDFDDENKNDAELFEMRKAVMDTNENEQEKLFRDDTFGKNLNTTTNTTRLFDDETSSSSFKQTSSPFDSSDVTEQPVQPTSAVMGTGGNFLSPQYQRASSVSRTNLVPNNLSTSSLKKPESSLYVGTSNQSYSHFNNNNNNTNGRNTNPYL, from the coding sequence ATGATCCTTCTGAACACCTTTGTGAGGTGCCTTTTGACGTGTCTCATGCTCTGCAGTGGCAGAGCACACTCCGCTGATTCTGACACGAACGACACCACGCCGGCGTCCGCAAAGCATCTTCAGACAACTTCTTTGCTAACGTGCATGGATAACTCGCAATTAAcagcttctttctttgatgtGAAGTTTTACCCTGGAAACAACACCATCATCTTTGATATCGACGCTACCACGACACTGAACGGGAACGTCACTGTGAAGGCGGAGCTGCTTGCCTACGGGCTTAAGATCCTGGACAGAACTTTTGACTTGTGTTCCCTGAATGAAGTGTCGCTGTGCCCCCTAAGTGCTGGGCGTATCGACATCATGTCCACGTATGTGATCGAAGCCTCTATTACCAAGCAGTTTCCCGGCATTGCGTACACGATTCCAGATCTGGACGCCCAGGTCCGTGTGGTAGCGTACTCACAAAACGATACCAGTTTCGAAACCCCGCTCGCTTGCGTGCAGGCCATTCTGAGCAACGGGAAAACAGTGCAGACCAAGTATGCATCATGGCCCATCGCTGCCATCTCAGGTGTTGGTGTACTCACTTCCGGGTTCGTGTCTGTGATCGGTTACTCCTCCACCGCCACCCATATTGCCTCCAACTCGATCTCGCTGTTCATCTACTTTCAGAACTTAGCCATCACTGCCATGATGGGTGTTTCCAGGGTCCCGCCCATCGCTGCCGCATGGACGCAGAATTTCCAATGGTCGATGGGTATCATCAATGCCGGCTTTATGCAGAAGATTTTCCACTGGTACGTGCAAGCCACTAACGGTGTTTCCAACGTCGTGGTGGCCAACAAGGACGTGTTGTCTATCAGCGTGCAGAAAAAACGTGGTATCTCCGTTGCCTCGTCTAGCGATTACAATTTCGACTCCATTCTGGATGACTCGAATCTGTACACTACTTCCGAAAAGGATCCAAGTGACTACTCGACCAAGATCCTCGTGCTAAGAGGTATTGAAAGAGTCGCATATTTGGCAAACATCGAACTgtccaattttttcttgacagggattgttttcttcctgttctttgtcttcgttgttattgtttctttgattttcttcaaagccTTACTAGAAGTCCTGACAAGAGCCGggattttgaaagagacaTCCAATTTCTTCCAGTACCGGAAAAACTGGGGGAGCATTATCAAGGGTACTCTTTTCAGACTGTCAATCATCGCGTTCCCTCAAGTCTCGCTATTGACCATTTGGGAATTCACCCAAGTAGACTCCCCGGCAGTAGTCGTCGACGCGGTCGTGATCCTGTTGGTCATCACTGGGCTGTTAGTTTACGGAACCACAAGAGTTTTAATTAAGGGGAGGGAGTCGCTCAGACTATACAAGAACCCCGCATATTTGCTTTACAGTGATACCTACTTCTTAAACAAATTTGGGTTCTTGTACGTGCAATTCAAAGCAGACAGATTTTGGTGGCTTTTACCCCTACTGAGTTATGCCTTTTTAAGATCGctttttgttgctgttttACAAAACCAAGGTAAGGCCCAGGCCatgattatttttatcattgaatTGGTGTATTTCGTTTGCCTGTGCTGGATAAGGCCATATTTGGACAAGAGAACcaacattttcaatattgcTATCCACTTGGTCAATATGATCAACgcgtttttctttttattcttcaGTAATTTGTTCAAACAGCCAGCAGTGGTCTCCTCGGTGATGGCGgtgattttgtttgttttgaatgCAGTGTTCGCTTTGTTCTTACTACTATTCACCATTGTCACCTGTACTTTGGCATTGCTTCACAGAAATCCGGATGTTCGTTACCAACCAATGAAAGACGACCGTGTGTCCTTCATCCCCAAGATTCAAAATGATTTCGACgacgaaaacaaaaacgaTGCCGAGCTATTCGAAATGAGGAAGGCCGTCATGGACACCAATGAGAATGAGCAGGAAAAATTGTTCCGTGACGATACCTTCGGCAAGAATCTCAATACAACCACGAATACGACTAGGCTATTCGACGACGAAACGAGTTCATCCTCTTTCAAACAGACCTCGTCTCCCTTTGACAGCTCGGATGTAACGGAGCAACCGGTACAACCTACATCTGCCGTTATGGGCACAGGTGGTAACTTTCTGTCTCCACAATACCAACGCGCCTCATCTGTGTCCCGCACCAACTTGGTACCAAATAATTTGAGCACATCCAGCTTGAAAAAACCCGAATCAAGTCTTTACGTCGGGACTTCCAATCAATCATATTCGCATtttaacaataacaacaacaataccAACGGCCGTAATACTAACCCATACTTGTAA
- the OAF1 gene encoding oleate-activated transcription factor OAF1 — protein sequence MVENSTLQTPDNGNGDGDISKPYSGAFSLGLHKTTPGLEGEHSSTSPAPENSEMQNRKRNRISFVCQACRKSKTKCDREKPECGRCIKHGLKCVYDVSKQPAPRIPSKDAIISRLEKDMYYWKDKAMKLLTERETNDSGKRSASPTNTNAANGESPETKKLHTMENLYQQDFKESSSNGEDDIEVNLYRSHPTMIMSKVMKREVKPLSENYIIIQDYFLKILVTSVFLDTSKNTMIPALTANANITRAQPSVANNLLKLKEMLIRQCQTDDEKSRVNEFTDRILQNTNSNRNLKIGMLLSMLYNSVGHQYLEDHCPQGGEYSDLLKNLIAECDAILPPYEIIERYKNHFFEYVYPSLPFIELDLFEESLSQTIFPDENDPSRVKIRMGSTHLRSKVENLSLLLVILKLSYMSIRFLDHKTAESSVYLSKEIIDKYPIPNDFILLSQRCLASENWCACANENIISCLLYIWSFFAFSPEEGDFFLEHPTDVISSLIMMLSTSIGLHRDPSDFPQLISPSTSDKRVLNHRRILWLSIVTVCSFEASLKGRHSVSPISLMALFLNIKDPDSLTVYMNRVRNDLSDLNDTKLLRIHEFSFKRAQLALLLSDLDNLTMTYYGSFHLHSIEFIREKLDIFVEENFPIVPLKSVTQDKSDFDDTDVISEMNLLSSENSSSFHSRIMNKLLMLRTSMAILLHFESLITKDKNVFPFYKKYFMLSCMDALSLINYFNKFFNGEYRYAISSLTSFNVTKFIQLALSSTIFSLLGIVLRIGLAIHMLYSEIQKIPGTTDPRIKELNDKIEKFSVLQRDLESALEGIYCSASEHLRFTYFPVFKMLALFDVIIQRMRKGELWHGIFRMIQMEQLHSRIIKTLSITLGVKLDKKDRLLEELMGCNHVAKFGIEDIDDLNEKIKKEIQISSGLKPPVNTIDSLNSELFEKTAPSVAQTWSSSLDNLEKLSSAAAVSQNLDYHTVLQHGNLPGGSKEQTPLTGMNSLNNSMNATPMADNSSGSQLPNGFDRNQANNTPFPGYFGGLDLFDYDFLFGNDFA from the coding sequence ATGGTTGAAAACAGTACGCTTCAGACTCCAGATAACGGAAATGGTGACGGTGATATTAGTAAGCCATATTCCGGGGCATTTTCCTTAGGCTTGCATAAAACCACGCCTGGATTAGAAGGTGAGCACTCAAGCACATCGCCTGCCCCCGAGAACTCCGAAATGCAAAacaggaaaagaaacagaatcTCTTTTGTCTGTCAGGCTTGCAGGAAGTCGAAAACGAAATGTGATAGAGAGAAACCGGAATGTGGCCGATGCATCAAGCATGGGTTGAAGTGTGTTTACGACGTATCGAAGCAACCGGCACCCAGAATTCCCAGTAAAGATGCCATCATATCAAGGCTAGAAAAGGATATGTACTACTGGAAGGATAAAGCTATGAAACTGCTCACCGAGAGAGAGACGAATGACTCGGGTAAAAGATCGGCAAGTCCTACCAATACAAATGCGGCTAATGGAGAAAGTCCCGAGACCAAGAAATTACACACAATGGAAAACTTGTACCAGCAGGATTTTAAGGAGAGCTCAAGTAatggtgaagatgatatCGAAGTCAACCTGTATAGAAGCCATCCAACCATGATCATGAGCAAGGTTATGAAAAGAGAAGTTAAGCCCTTGTCTGAAAACTACATTATTATTCAGGactattttttgaaaatcctGGTTACTTCAGTATTCCTCGATACCTCCAAAAATACAATGATACCGGCACTTACGGCAAACGCAAATATTACTAGAGCTCAGCCTAGCGTAGCAAATAATCTCTTGAAGTTAAAGGAAATGTTAATCCGACAGTGCCAAACTGATGATGAGAAGAGCCGTGTTAATGAGTTTACCGATAGGATATTACAGAATACGAATTCCAATAGAAACTTGAAAATCGGTATGTTGTTGTCAATGCTTTACAATTCCGTTGGCCACCAATACTTAGAAGATCACTGTCCTCAAGGTGGCGAGTATTCagatttattgaaaaatttgatcGCTGAGTGTGATGCCATTTTACCACCATatgaaattattgaacGCTATAAGAATCATTTCTTCGAATACGTTTATCCGAGTTTACCGTTCATCGAGTTGGatctttttgaagagtCTCTCAGTCAAACAATTTTTCCCGATGAAAACGATCCTTCCAGGGTGAAAATACGGATGGGGAGCACTCATTTGAGATCCAAAGTAGAAAATTTAAGTCTACTTTTGGTTATCCTGAAACTATCATACATGTCAATAAGATTTTTAGACCACAAAACAGCAGAGTCAAGTGTTTATTTATCAAAGGAAATAATTGATAAATACCCAATACCGAATGATTTTATCTTGTTAAGTCAAAGATGCTTGGCGTCAGAAAATTGGTGCGCATGTGctaatgaaaatatcataTCGTgcttattatatatttggtcgttttttgccttttcgCCTGAAGAGGgtgatttctttcttgagCACCCTACTGATGTTATCAGTAGTTTAATAATGATGCTTTCCACTTCGATTGGTCTCCATAGAGATCCATCAGATTTCCCTCAATTAATATCGCCATCCACCTCAGATAAAAGAGTATTGAACCATAGGAGGATACTGTGGTTGAGTATTGTCACTGTTTGTTCGTTTGAAGCAAGTCTCAAGGGTAGACATTCCGTCTCACCAATATCTTTAATggcattatttttgaatattaaAGATCCCGATTCCTTGACAGTTTATATGAACAGGGTTAGGAATGATCTGAGCGATCTCAACGATACTAAACTGTTGAGAATTCATGAATTCTCATTTAAGAGGGCGCAACTGGCTTTGCTGTTATCAGATTTGGATAATCTAACAATGACTTACTACGGGAGCTTTCATTTGCATTCAATTGAATTCATTAGAGAAAAACTAGACATTTTCGTAGAAGAAAACTTTCCCATAGTGCCTTTGAAAAGTGTCACACAGGATAAAtctgattttgatgataCCGACGTAATATCAGAAATGAACTTATTGTCATCAGagaattcttcttcatttcaCAGTCGAATAATGAATAAACTATTGATGCTAAGAACCTCAATGGCTATACTTTTACATTTTGAATCATTGATCACTAAGGATAAAAACGTTTTCCCATTCTACAAGAAGTATTTTATGCTCAGTTGTATGGATGCATTGTCATTGATAAACTATTTTaacaaattcttcaacGGTGAATATCGATAcgcaatttcttctctgACAAGTTTTAATGTAACAAAGTTCATTCAGTTGGCACTATCTAGTACGATTTTCAGCTTATTGGGGATTGTTCTGAGAATCGGCTTAGCCATCCATATGTTATATTCTGAAATACAAAAGATACCAGGAACAACAGATCCCAGAATAAAGGAATTAAACgataaaattgaaaaatttagtGTTTTACAAAGAGATCTGGAATCTGCCTTAGAAGGTATATATTGCTCTGCTTCAGAACATTTAAGATTCACATACTTCCCCGTTTTCAAGATGTTAGCTTTATTCGATGttattattcaaagaaTGAGAAAGGGCGAACTATGGCATGGTATATTTAGAATGATCCAAATGGAGCAATTGCATTCGAGAATTATCAAGACGCTAAGCATTACCTTGGGTGTCAAATTGGATAAGAAGGATCGACTGTTGGAGGAATTAATGGGATGCAATCATGTGGCAAAATTTGGGATTGAAGATATAGATGATCTGaacgaaaaaatcaaaaaagaaatccaGATTTCCTCAGGCTTGAAACCTCCGGTAAATACGATCGACTCGTTGAACAGTGAactgtttgaaaaaactgctCCTTCCGTTGCTCAAACATGGAGTTCGTCCTTGGATAATTTAGAAAAGCTGTCATCGGCAGCCGCAGTTAGCCAAAATTTGGACTACCATACCGTTTTACAGCACGGAAACTTACCGGGCGGTTCCAAAGAACAAACGCCGCTGACCGGGATGAACAGCCTAAACAACTCAATGAATGCTACACCAATGGCTGACAATTCATCTGGATCACAACTTCCAAATGGATTCGATCGAAATCAAGCGAATAACACACCTTTCCCAGGATATTTTGGTGGTTTGGATTTATTTGACTATGACTTTTTATTCGGTAACGATTTCGCTTGA
- the AIM2 gene encoding protein AIM2 gives MASHQPGKCCFEGIYHEGTPEGRHEQIFGLDTYVTGSISPQEKVIVVMTDVYGNRFNNILLTADQFANAGYKVFIPDILFGDSIPLDKTIDRKAWKEKHSPEVTKKIIDGFFKSLKDTYDPKFIGVVGYCFGAKFAVQHINSDRGLANAAAIAHPSFVSIEEIEAIGSGKPLLISAAEEDAIFPANLRHLTEEKLKEIHAIYQIDLFSGVSHGFAARGDTAKPAVKYAKEKALLDQIYWFNHFSKA, from the coding sequence ATGGCTTCTCATCAACCAGGCAAGTGTTGCTTCGAAGGCATTTATCATGAAGGGACTCCCGAGGGACGTCATGAACAAATCTTTGGTTTGGATACGTACGTGACAGGGTCTATATCACCTCAGGAAAAAGTTATCGTTGTCATGACAGATGTGTATGGTAACAGGTTCAATAACATATTGCTGACTGCGGATCAGTTTGCTAACGCTGGATACAAGGTCTTTATCCCCGATATTTTATTCGGTGATTCTATTCCGCTGGACAAAACAATTGATCGTAAAGCCTGGAAGGAAAAACATTCACCCGAGGttacgaaaaaaataattgaCGGATTCTTTAAGTCGTTGAAGGATACGTATGACCCGAAGTTTATTGGTGTTGTTGGGTACTGTTTTGGTGCAAAATTTGCCGTTCAACACATCAATTCTGACAGAGGTCTTGCCAATGCTGCAGCTATTGCACATCCTTCGTTTGTTAGCATCGAAGAAATTGAGGCTATTGGTAGTGGGAAGCCATTATTGATTTCGGCAGCCGAAGAAGATGCGATTTTCCCAGCCAATTTGAGACACTTgactgaagaaaaattgaaggaaatCCATGCTATCTATCAAATAGACCTCTTTAGTGGTGTTTCCCACGGATTTGCTGCAAGAGGCGATACCGCCAAGCCTGCTGTGAAATATGCCAAAGAGAAGGCCTTGCTTGATCAAATCTACTGGTTcaatcatttttcaaaggctTAA